The Watersipora subatra chromosome 1, tzWatSuba1.1, whole genome shotgun sequence genome has a window encoding:
- the LOC137406821 gene encoding transcription factor Sp9-like, which produces MLTSHINFEKPETSSMAASTSDRVVYSWKKPQLCLEKDLSPNISVSQASAPECVFPSCHDNSFAAKAYTPDTMYARPSYDFSHYSNGFKGTEAASMWLDMSVPANPPSILPDVAPSVSYAHYGPPTDLDYSQLTNGMISNQTTPSVFQSTNYLPAPSDFFKSPLSTATTSSSSASSLLVSSSSGRSRKYNSRTSCVCPNCVEVDKLGPSAAHLKIKGPHNCHFAGCGKVYSKTSHLKAHLRWHSGERPFVCNWLFCGKRFTRSDELQRHVRTHSNEKKLSCKVCDKKFTRIDHLNKHAKSHEKNSSELCSLSSSPTLDEAAINNNNVETKFVPE; this is translated from the coding sequence ATGTTGACATCCCACATAAACTTTGAAAAGCCTGAGACGTCAAGCATGGCTGCAAGTACATCAGATAGAGTAGTTTACTCATGGAAGAAGCCGCAACTCTGTCTAGAAAAAGACCTTTCACCAAACATTTCAGTTTCTCAAGCTTCAGCACCAGAGTGCGTGTTTCCTTCTTGCCATGACAACAGTTTTGCAGCAAAAGCGTACACTCCCGACACCATGTATGCCAGGCCGTCATATGACTTTTCGCATTACTCTAATGGCTTCAAGGGAACTGAGGCAGCATCTATGTGGCTTGATATGAGTGTACCGGCAAATCCTCCTTCCATCTTACCAGATGTTGCCCCAAGCGTATCTTATGCGCATTATGGCCCACCCACTGATCTTGACTACAGCCAACTCACAAACGGCATGATTTCAAACCAAACAACTCCTTCAGTATTCCAATCGACTAACTACCTACCAGCTCCAAGTGATTTCTTTAAGTCTCCCCTTTCGACAGCGACCACGAGCAGCAGTTCTGCGTCATCACTCCTAGTCTCCAGCTCATCAGGCCGGAGCAGAAAGTACAACAGTAGAACGTCTTGTGTTTGCCCAAACTGCGTTGAGGTGGACAAGTTGGGACCAAGCGCTGCTCACCTCAAAATAAAAGGACCGCACAATTGTCACTTTGCTGGCTGTGGTAAGGTATATTCTAAGACTTCACATTTGAAAGCTCATCTGCGTTGGCATTCAGGTGAACGTCCATTTGTCTGCAACTGGCTGTTTTGCGGTAAAAGATTCACACGGAGTGATGAGCTGCAAAGACACGTGCGCACGCATTCAAACGAGAAGAAACTCTCTTGTAAAGTCTGTGATAAGAAGTTTACTCGAATTGATCACCTCAACAAGCACGCCAAATCACACGAGAAGAACAGCTCAGAGTTGTGCAGCCTATCTTCATCCCCTACACTTGATGAGGCAGCAATCaacaataataatgttgaaACAAAATTCGTACCAGAATAA